In Streptomyces nodosus, one DNA window encodes the following:
- a CDS encoding class I SAM-dependent methyltransferase: MTTYDRIGATYHHTRRPDHRIGLKIHEALGDAGTVINVGAGTGSYEPPQTVLAVEPSAVMIAQRPAGSARALQASAESIPIADDSADAAMALLTVHHWTNLEAGIGELLRIARRRVLIFTWDQAIFRRFWLLDEYLPEVAAFDDTRAIRIDRLVALLGSARIEKVLIPHDCTDGFGAAFWRRPEAYLDPEVRAGMSMLAQTGEEALRPGLTRLSNDLSSGLWHERHADLLDRETLDVGYRLLVTDLEELAGLQSNRVRAPAR; this comes from the coding sequence GTGACGACGTATGACCGCATCGGTGCGACGTACCATCACACACGACGACCCGACCACCGGATCGGCCTCAAGATCCACGAGGCGCTCGGCGACGCCGGCACCGTCATCAACGTCGGTGCTGGTACCGGCTCCTACGAACCGCCGCAAACGGTGCTGGCGGTTGAACCCAGTGCAGTGATGATCGCCCAACGTCCGGCCGGATCCGCGCGGGCCCTGCAGGCATCCGCGGAGTCGATCCCCATCGCCGACGACTCGGCTGATGCGGCGATGGCCCTGCTGACCGTGCACCACTGGACGAACCTGGAAGCCGGGATCGGGGAACTCCTCCGGATCGCCCGGCGGCGCGTCCTCATCTTCACGTGGGACCAGGCCATTTTCCGCAGGTTCTGGCTGCTGGACGAGTACCTGCCAGAGGTAGCCGCGTTCGACGACACACGCGCCATCCGGATCGACCGGCTGGTCGCGCTGCTCGGAAGCGCCCGCATCGAAAAGGTCCTGATCCCGCACGACTGCACCGACGGATTCGGTGCTGCCTTCTGGCGCCGACCCGAGGCATACCTCGATCCGGAGGTACGAGCCGGCATGTCGATGCTCGCCCAAACCGGCGAGGAGGCCCTCCGCCCGGGCCTGACCCGGCTGTCCAACGACCTGTCTTCCGGCCTCTGGCACGAACGCCATGCTGACCTGCTCGACCGCGAAACACTAGACGTCGGCTACCGACTTCTCGTGACAGACCTCGAGGAGCTTGCGGGCCTCCAGAGCAACCGCGTCAGAGCCCCCGCCCGGTAG
- a CDS encoding ABC transporter permease, whose translation MTAALPVAARRPSRRARTTALVLVAVLPLLLALAGPLIAPHTVDTPVTAPFATSGDGALLGGDQLGRDVLSRVLHGGTLLIAGALLVAVVTTACATLIGCLAVLRPVLGRVVERSADVAILLPPLLGIMLIALAWPGGGRWAVIAAAIVLGTPYAVRVVAAAASPLATAGYVEAALVRGESTAYIALREILPNLRATVLTLFGLRFVEAVYVISMAGFLQIGPQPPASDWSLMVRENASGILLNPWAVIAPSLAIALLAITVNLVTLSLAPGTTAKAVTRS comes from the coding sequence ATGACCGCCGCCCTGCCCGTGGCCGCACGCCGGCCCTCCCGCCGGGCCAGGACCACCGCCCTTGTGCTCGTCGCCGTCCTGCCGCTGCTGCTCGCGCTCGCCGGACCGCTGATCGCCCCGCACACCGTCGACACCCCCGTCACCGCACCGTTCGCCACCTCCGGCGACGGCGCCCTGCTGGGCGGAGACCAACTCGGCCGCGATGTGCTGAGCCGCGTCTTGCACGGTGGAACCCTCCTGATAGCCGGCGCCCTGCTGGTCGCCGTCGTCACCACCGCGTGCGCCACGCTCATCGGCTGCCTCGCCGTGCTGCGCCCCGTGCTGGGGCGCGTGGTCGAACGCAGCGCGGACGTGGCGATCCTCCTGCCGCCCCTGCTGGGCATCATGCTCATCGCGCTCGCGTGGCCCGGCGGCGGGCGCTGGGCGGTGATCGCCGCCGCCATCGTCCTCGGCACCCCGTACGCGGTGCGGGTCGTCGCCGCTGCCGCATCCCCCCTCGCCACGGCCGGCTACGTCGAAGCAGCCCTGGTCCGCGGGGAGTCCACCGCCTACATCGCGCTGCGCGAGATCCTGCCCAACCTCCGCGCCACCGTCCTCACCCTGTTCGGACTCCGGTTCGTCGAGGCCGTCTACGTCATCTCCATGGCCGGATTCCTCCAGATCGGACCCCAGCCGCCCGCCTCGGACTGGTCGTTGATGGTCCGCGAGAACGCCTCCGGCATCCTCCTCAACCCCTGGGCCGTGATCGCCCCCAGCCTGGCCATCGCCCTGCTGGCCATCACCGTCAACCTGGTCACGCTCTCCCTGGCCCCCGGCACCACAGCGAAGGCGGTGACCCGCTCATGA
- a CDS encoding MarR family winged helix-turn-helix transcriptional regulator, whose protein sequence is MIMILQGRSLEAQVEDSLKGIGLSLRRLGLLGHLRQDPGISFSALARRAGIKVQSLHPIIEALISEGYVTTIGGVGQGRAAVIELTDRGVRMLERATQLIAEHDQEVFAEEEWKDLGRALTRLGEALCRERKDSSS, encoded by the coding sequence ATGATCATGATCCTCCAGGGGCGTTCTTTGGAGGCACAGGTGGAGGACTCGCTGAAAGGCATCGGCCTGTCCTTGCGTCGACTTGGCCTCTTGGGGCACCTGCGACAGGACCCAGGCATCTCGTTCAGCGCACTGGCGCGGCGAGCAGGAATCAAGGTACAGAGCCTGCATCCGATCATCGAAGCGCTGATCTCCGAGGGATACGTCACCACGATCGGCGGTGTTGGGCAGGGCCGCGCAGCGGTCATCGAGCTGACGGACCGTGGCGTGAGGATGCTTGAGCGGGCAACGCAGTTGATCGCGGAGCACGACCAAGAGGTGTTCGCGGAGGAAGAGTGGAAGGACCTGGGTAGGGCGCTTACTCGTCTTGGGGAAGCGTTGTGTCGCGAGCGTAAGGACTCGTCATCGTAG
- a CDS encoding maleylpyruvate isomerase family mycothiol-dependent enzyme, whose amino-acid sequence MTESLEYSALLQLIDERSAAFRSAVAAAPSLDAPVPSCPEWTLFDLVQHLGRGQRWWAAIVAAGPAEAPPAKDAAEVPRELETLLAWYAESNELLLSALRDAGPERECWAWWASGVSPANAWGVARRRVHEVLVHTYDAQLAAGAVQPMPADVAIDGVAEFLDTCNSTPAAWPHEAATIHYHAIEGRSWLLALDGTGAWPAPLTDDAAPASASATGTAEQLLLFVWGRLTLSDLKIKGDQQVFEQLIAWEPEE is encoded by the coding sequence GTGACAGAGAGTCTCGAGTATTCCGCCCTGCTGCAACTGATCGACGAGCGGTCGGCCGCGTTCCGGAGTGCGGTTGCCGCCGCGCCCAGCCTTGACGCGCCGGTGCCGTCCTGCCCCGAGTGGACGTTGTTCGATCTGGTGCAGCACCTGGGTAGGGGCCAGCGCTGGTGGGCCGCGATCGTCGCGGCCGGCCCGGCCGAGGCTCCGCCGGCCAAGGATGCCGCAGAGGTGCCGCGCGAGCTCGAGACGCTGCTGGCCTGGTACGCCGAGTCGAACGAACTGCTACTGAGTGCACTGCGCGATGCTGGCCCGGAGCGCGAGTGCTGGGCGTGGTGGGCCTCCGGCGTGTCGCCGGCGAATGCCTGGGGCGTTGCCCGGCGCCGGGTGCACGAGGTGCTGGTGCACACCTACGACGCCCAGCTCGCCGCAGGCGCCGTGCAGCCGATGCCGGCGGACGTCGCGATCGACGGCGTGGCCGAGTTTCTCGACACCTGCAACTCCACCCCGGCGGCCTGGCCGCACGAGGCCGCCACCATCCACTACCACGCCATCGAGGGCCGCTCCTGGCTCCTCGCGCTGGACGGCACCGGCGCCTGGCCCGCACCCCTCACGGACGACGCCGCACCCGCCTCCGCTTCGGCCACGGGCACGGCCGAGCAACTGCTCCTCTTCGTCTGGGGCCGCCTCACGCTGAGCGACCTGAAGATCAAGGGCGACCAGCAGGTGTTCGAGCAGCTGATCGCCTGGGAGCCCGAGGAGTAG
- a CDS encoding Dyp-type peroxidase — protein MVESQSVLAPPAKAAVFLVCSIAPGGEAVVRDLLQDVPGLKRSVGFRSPDVGLTCVVGIGSAAWDRLFNGPRPRDLHPFIPLAGSRHCAPSTPGDLLFHVRARRMDLCFELAQLIGERLHGAATVVDEVHGFKSFDERDLLGFVDGTENPEGALADESVFIGNEDRNFAGGSYVIVQKYLHDLTAWKALSIEEQEKVIGRTKLDNVELPDDVKPADSHVALNTITDANGTERKIVRDNMPFGRIGDGEFGTYFIGYARTPEVIEHMLRNMFLGDRPHIHDRILDFSTAVTGSLFCVPTADFLDDLPAPPTGVTTAEGCLGIGSLKGV, from the coding sequence GTGGTCGAGTCGCAGTCGGTGCTTGCCCCACCGGCCAAGGCCGCCGTATTTCTCGTATGCAGCATCGCGCCGGGTGGTGAGGCCGTCGTTCGTGACCTGCTCCAAGACGTGCCAGGGCTGAAAAGGTCGGTCGGTTTCCGGTCTCCGGATGTCGGGCTCACCTGTGTGGTCGGGATCGGCTCCGCCGCGTGGGACCGGCTCTTCAACGGGCCGCGCCCTCGCGATCTGCATCCTTTCATCCCGTTGGCGGGCTCCCGCCACTGTGCCCCGTCTACCCCTGGTGACCTGCTCTTCCATGTGCGGGCCCGCCGTATGGACCTGTGTTTCGAACTGGCCCAACTGATCGGCGAACGCCTCCATGGAGCGGCCACCGTGGTCGACGAGGTCCACGGTTTTAAGTCCTTCGACGAGCGTGATCTGCTCGGTTTCGTCGACGGCACGGAGAATCCGGAGGGCGCACTCGCGGACGAATCGGTGTTCATCGGTAACGAAGACCGGAACTTCGCAGGCGGCAGTTATGTCATCGTCCAGAAATACCTACACGACCTCACGGCCTGGAAGGCATTGTCAATCGAAGAGCAGGAGAAGGTCATCGGGCGGACCAAGCTGGACAACGTGGAACTGCCTGACGACGTCAAGCCCGCTGACTCCCATGTCGCCCTCAATACAATCACCGACGCCAATGGAACCGAGCGTAAGATCGTACGCGACAACATGCCGTTCGGCCGTATCGGGGACGGAGAGTTCGGCACCTACTTCATCGGCTACGCGCGCACGCCCGAGGTGATCGAGCACATGTTGCGGAACATGTTCCTCGGTGACCGGCCCCACATCCACGACCGTATCCTCGACTTCTCCACGGCGGTCACCGGATCCCTCTTCTGCGTGCCCACTGCCGACTTCCTTGACGATCTGCCCGCTCCGCCCACGGGCGTCACCACAGCCGAAGGCTGCCTGGGTATCGGAAGCCTCAAAGGAGTCTGA
- a CDS encoding lactonase family protein, translated as MLLTTNAPDHTGSTSAAELVIARDGGYVYTSNRGDNALVVFSAARRTGLLTEVQRVFCGGVTPWSMCLRSSGRWLFVANEASSTVNLFRVHPRSGRLTDTDPLLEFRG; from the coding sequence TTGCTCCTGACGACGAACGCACCGGATCACACCGGCTCCACCAGTGCAGCCGAACTGGTCATCGCCCGCGACGGCGGGTACGTCTACACCTCCAACCGTGGCGACAACGCCCTGGTCGTCTTCTCGGCCGCCCGAAGGACCGGCCTGCTCACCGAGGTCCAGCGCGTCTTCTGCGGGGGTGTCACCCCATGGAGCATGTGCCTGCGCTCCAGCGGTCGGTGGCTGTTCGTGGCGAACGAGGCGAGCAGCACCGTCAACCTCTTCCGCGTCCACCCGAGGTCCGGCCGACTCACAGACACCGATCCTCTGCTCGAATTCCGGGGGTGA
- a CDS encoding heme o synthase, whose translation MTLIGGAASSGSASAFNMYLDRDMDAQMKRTSGRPLVTGEVTPRSGLVFAWILAVSSTIWFCCLVNYLTAVLSVCAILWYVVVYTMILKRRTEQNIVWGGIAGCFPVIIGWAAVTGTVSWPAVTLFAVIFFWTPAHYWPLSVKYGEDYRRVNVPMLGAIRKIEYVAKRVTLYAVATVITSILLIPIAGMSWIYSTIAVAGGGWFVWEALRFQAVASRAAASPRPMRLFVASNVYLAMLFAAVAADPLLRL comes from the coding sequence GTGACGCTCATCGGTGGAGCGGCAAGCTCGGGCAGCGCTTCGGCTTTCAATATGTACCTGGACCGAGACATGGATGCCCAGATGAAACGCACATCTGGCCGTCCTTTGGTAACCGGAGAGGTGACACCGCGGTCTGGTCTGGTCTTCGCCTGGATCCTGGCGGTCTCCTCGACGATCTGGTTCTGTTGCCTGGTGAATTACCTGACCGCAGTACTGTCCGTCTGTGCGATTCTATGGTATGTCGTCGTGTACACAATGATCCTCAAGCGTCGCACCGAGCAAAACATCGTGTGGGGCGGAATCGCTGGCTGTTTCCCTGTGATCATTGGCTGGGCAGCAGTGACGGGGACCGTGTCATGGCCGGCGGTAACGCTTTTTGCTGTAATTTTCTTTTGGACCCCGGCGCATTATTGGCCTCTGTCCGTCAAGTACGGTGAGGACTACCGTCGTGTCAACGTCCCAATGCTCGGTGCAATCCGAAAAATCGAATACGTGGCAAAGAGGGTAACCCTATACGCCGTGGCGACCGTCATAACCTCGATTCTCCTCATTCCCATTGCTGGAATGAGTTGGATTTATTCAACGATAGCTGTAGCCGGTGGGGGATGGTTTGTATGGGAGGCTCTTCGGTTTCAGGCCGTCGCCAGTCGAGCGGCAGCCTCCCCTCGACCAATGCGACTGTTTGTAGCATCAAATGTGTATCTCGCAATGTTGTTCGCCGCAGTAGCTGCCGATCCACTCCTAAGACTCTGA
- a CDS encoding ABC transporter permease, with translation MLIALLALVFAAVELLPGDAASASSERGESAADLAERRHLLGLDRPVWARFAHWMTALPAGDLGTSARGQKVTELLADPLPNTLVLAVSAFVITVVLSLLLGCWAASRPGRLTDRIISHTSTAAFAVPEFVVSAVLLLVLSLWTGWLPAVTVTGGDGRPATWTMLIMPVLALVIPQTGWNSRVVRGALADQASTPHVEAAHFDGLPPRRILLRHQLPGAIPAIATGIATSTGLLFGGAVVVETLFNYPGIGSLLAGAVAARDTPLIAGVVMCAGAVISLVLLAADLIRHATLGVRA, from the coding sequence ATGCTCATCGCGTTGCTCGCACTGGTGTTTGCGGCCGTCGAGCTGCTGCCGGGCGACGCGGCCAGCGCCTCCTCCGAACGCGGGGAGAGCGCCGCCGACCTCGCCGAGCGCCGTCATCTGCTGGGCCTGGACCGGCCGGTGTGGGCACGGTTCGCCCACTGGATGACCGCGCTGCCAGCCGGAGACCTCGGCACCTCCGCCCGCGGGCAGAAGGTCACCGAACTGCTCGCCGACCCGCTGCCCAACACCCTGGTCCTCGCGGTCAGCGCCTTCGTGATCACCGTCGTGCTGTCCCTGCTCCTGGGGTGCTGGGCCGCCTCACGCCCCGGGCGCCTGACCGACCGCATCATCTCCCACACCTCGACTGCCGCGTTCGCGGTGCCGGAATTCGTGGTCTCGGCCGTGCTGCTGCTGGTGCTGTCCCTGTGGACGGGCTGGCTGCCCGCGGTCACCGTGACCGGAGGGGACGGCAGGCCCGCGACCTGGACCATGCTGATCATGCCGGTCCTCGCCCTGGTCATCCCGCAGACCGGCTGGAACAGCCGCGTCGTGCGCGGCGCACTGGCCGACCAGGCATCCACCCCGCACGTCGAAGCCGCGCACTTCGACGGACTGCCGCCGCGCCGGATCCTGCTGCGCCACCAGCTGCCCGGCGCGATCCCGGCCATCGCCACCGGTATCGCCACCTCCACCGGCCTGCTCTTCGGCGGGGCGGTCGTGGTGGAGACCCTGTTCAACTACCCCGGCATCGGTAGCCTCCTGGCCGGCGCGGTCGCCGCACGGGACACCCCGCTGATCGCCGGAGTCGTCATGTGCGCGGGCGCCGTCATCAGCCTCGTGCTGCTGGCCGCCGACCTCATCCGCCACGCCACCCTGGGAGTCCGCGCATGA
- a CDS encoding ABC transporter ATP-binding protein: MSDLAPAHPAAPTSKTVSSAPLIAVSGLHIRLPDGPVLLPETTAQIHAGQVTTLMGASGSGKTTLLRALIGHLPQGAAVTGSLDVLGRTPHRLPADELRTLRRTTVAYVGQDPGSALNPRMTARRLVAELATDSSEDKVLELLAECRLPVDTGIAGRRPTALSGGQQRRVALARALARTPRILLLDEPTAGLDDTVRDEIAHLLRHLATSRDLAVVIATHDPQLVETCADHTIRLTPKTPPVPRTRAGEPTGVASGSDSPPAGDGIAARAIDAFFRNGHRQHAVLSGVELTAAPGSATAVIGPSGSGKTTLLRVVAGLHPAHTGHLTLDGHRLAPRVQRRTREQQRRIQLVPQNPLAALNPRHTVGQQLTRPLRLHGDLPKHARPERVTELLAQVDLPADHADRYPGELSGGQRQRVSIARALAARPDILLCDEVTSALDADTAFGIMDLLTRLRTEHRMTLVVVSHEHHLVARYTDTVHLLEAGRITADGPTAVILGRFTGKTLADDHDQPMPPG; encoded by the coding sequence ATGAGCGACCTCGCCCCGGCCCACCCCGCCGCCCCCACCTCGAAGACCGTGTCCTCGGCGCCCCTCATCGCCGTGTCCGGCCTTCACATACGACTGCCCGACGGCCCCGTCCTCCTGCCCGAGACCACCGCACAGATACACGCCGGACAGGTCACCACCCTCATGGGCGCATCCGGCTCCGGCAAGACGACCCTGCTGCGCGCACTCATCGGCCACCTTCCCCAAGGCGCCGCCGTCACCGGCAGCCTCGACGTCCTCGGCCGCACCCCGCACCGGCTGCCCGCCGACGAACTGCGCACACTGCGCCGCACCACGGTCGCCTACGTCGGCCAGGACCCCGGCTCCGCCCTCAACCCGCGCATGACCGCGCGCCGCCTGGTCGCCGAACTCGCCACCGATTCCAGCGAGGACAAGGTCCTGGAGCTGCTGGCCGAGTGCCGCCTGCCCGTGGACACCGGGATCGCCGGCCGCAGGCCCACCGCCCTGTCCGGCGGCCAGCAACGCCGCGTCGCCCTCGCCCGCGCCCTCGCCCGCACGCCCAGGATCCTGCTCCTGGACGAGCCCACCGCCGGACTCGACGACACGGTGCGCGACGAGATCGCCCACCTGCTGCGCCACCTCGCCACCAGCCGCGATCTCGCCGTCGTCATCGCCACGCACGACCCGCAGTTGGTCGAAACCTGCGCCGACCACACCATCCGCCTCACCCCCAAGACGCCCCCCGTACCGCGTACCCGTGCAGGCGAGCCCACCGGCGTGGCAAGCGGCTCGGACAGCCCTCCGGCAGGTGACGGCATCGCCGCCCGGGCAATCGACGCCTTCTTCCGCAACGGCCATCGGCAGCATGCCGTCCTGAGCGGGGTCGAGTTGACCGCAGCGCCCGGTTCGGCGACCGCCGTCATCGGGCCCTCGGGCTCCGGCAAGACCACACTGCTGCGCGTGGTGGCCGGTCTCCACCCCGCCCACACGGGGCATCTCACTCTCGACGGCCACCGCCTGGCGCCCCGCGTACAGCGCCGCACCCGGGAACAGCAACGCCGCATCCAGCTCGTCCCGCAGAATCCGCTGGCCGCACTCAACCCCCGGCACACCGTCGGCCAGCAGCTCACCCGCCCCCTGCGCCTGCACGGGGACCTGCCCAAGCACGCGCGCCCCGAACGCGTCACCGAACTCCTCGCGCAGGTCGACCTCCCCGCCGACCACGCCGACCGCTATCCCGGAGAACTGTCCGGCGGCCAGCGCCAGCGGGTCTCCATCGCCCGTGCTCTCGCTGCCCGGCCGGACATCCTGCTCTGCGACGAGGTCACCTCCGCCCTCGACGCCGACACGGCCTTCGGCATCATGGACCTCCTCACCCGCCTGCGCACCGAACACCGGATGACCCTGGTCGTGGTGTCCCACGAACACCACCTGGTCGCCCGCTACACCGACACGGTCCACCTCCTGGAAGCCGGCAGGATCACCGCCGACGGGCCCACTGCCGTCATCCTCGGCCGGTTCACCGGCAAGACCCTCGCCGACGACCACGATCAGCCGATGCCGCCCGGCTGA